One genomic segment of Macrobrachium rosenbergii isolate ZJJX-2024 chromosome 40, ASM4041242v1, whole genome shotgun sequence includes these proteins:
- the LOC136825995 gene encoding uncharacterized protein, which translates to MGGEDPPLGGQYPGGGPMVGAGPPPRGQYPGGGPLGGAGPPSGGQYPGGGPLGGAGLPPGGQYPGGGPLGGAGPPSGGQYPGGGLMGGAGPPSGGQYPGGGLMGGAGLPPGGQYPGGGPLGGAGPPSGGQYPGGGPLGVAGPPPGGQY; encoded by the coding sequence ATGGGAGGAGAAGATCCTCCACTTGGAGGCCAGTATCCGGGAGGGGGCCCCATGGTAGGAGCAGGTCCTCCACCCAGAGGACAGTATCCAGGAGGTGGGCCATTGGGAGGAGCAGGTCCTCCATCGGGAGGCCAGTATCCAGGAGGTGGGCCATTGGGAGGAGCAGGTCTTCCACCTGGAGGACAGTATCCAGGAGGTGGGCCATTGGGAGGAGCAGGTCCTCCATCGGGAGGCCAGTATCCAGGAGGTGGCCTAATGGGAGGAGCAGGTCCTCCATCGGGAGGCCAGTATCCAGGAGGTGGCCTAATGGGAGGAGCAGGTCTTCCACCTGGAGGACAGTATCCAGGAGGTGGGCCATTGGGAGGAGCAGGTCCTCCATCGGGAGGCCAGTATCCAGGAGGTGGGCCATTGGGAGTAGCAGGTCCTCCACCTGGAGGCCAGTATTGA